In one window of Arachis ipaensis cultivar K30076 chromosome B06, Araip1.1, whole genome shotgun sequence DNA:
- the LOC107646161 gene encoding protein NAR1 isoform X2, which yields MSEKFSAALRIGDLNDFIAPSQACIVSLKGLKAKANKSDSKGLVGKNKQVQSEPVKISLKDCLACSGCVTSAETVMLEKQSLDEFLSNIKKGKAVIVSVSPQSRASLAAHFGISPLQVFKKLTRFFKLLGVMAIFDTSCSRDLTLIESCIEFMSRYKQNQLFDDKKNKSSLPMIASACPGWICYAEKQLGSFVLPNISKVKSPQQTIGAIIKHYLCQDMGLRPEEIYHVTVMPCYDKKLEAARDDFVIQPESHDEGSGNEDNMVTEVDSVLTTGEVLELIQLKEVDFQSLEESPLDRSLTNINEEGYLYGICGSSGGYAETIFRYAAKTLFGRQIDGPLNFRNIRNSDFQEVTLEVEGKIVLRFALCYGFRNLQNVVRKLKTGKCDYHFLEIMACPSGCLNGGGQIKPKKGQSPKELSQLLETVYMENVRVAEPFDNPIVRDLYDKWLEQPGSDKAKRHLHTQYHPVEKNITSQLHNW from the exons ATGTCGGAAAAATTCTCCGCAGCGCTTCGGATTGGGGACCTCAACGATTTCATAGCGCCGTCTCAGGCATGCATAGTATCGCTCAAGGGTTTGAAAGCAAAGGCCAACAAATCCGATTCCAAG GGTTTAGTTGGCAAAAACAAGCAAGTTCAGTCAGAGCCTGTTAAGATTTCTCTAAAGGATTGTTTGGCATGCAG TGGCTGTGTGACGTCTGCGGAGACAGTTATGCTGGAGAAACAAAGTTTGGATGAGTTTTTATCTAATATTAAAAAGGGAAAAGCAGTGATTGTGTCTGTTTCTCCCCAGTCAAGGGCCTCCCTTGCAGCTCATTTCGGCATTTCTCCCCTTCAG GTTTTCAAGAAGCTGACAAGATTTTTCAAATTATTGGGAGTTATGGCAATTTTTGATACAAGTTGCAGTAGAGATTTAACCCTTATTGAATCTTGTATAGAATTCATGTCAAGGTACAAACAGAATCAACTGTTTGATGATAAGAAGAATAAGTCGAGCCTACCTATGATTGCTTCTGCATGTCCAG GTTGGATTTGCTATGCAGAGAAGCAACTTGGGTCGTTTGTTTTACCAAATATTTCAAAAGTAAAGAGTCCACAACAAACAATTGGAGCCATCATAAAACACTATTTATGTCAAGATATGGGGCTTAG GCCTGAAGAAATTTACCACGTCACTGTTATGCCTTGTTATGATAAAAAGCTTGAGGCTGCTAGGGATGACTTTGTTATCCAACCGGAGTCCCATGATGAAGGGAGTGGGAATGAAGATAACATGGTGACAGAGGTCGATTCTGTACTGACAACAGGAGAAGTTTTGGAATTGATTCAG TTAAAAGAAGTTGATTTTCAAAGCCTAGAAGAATCTCCTTTGGATAGATC GTTGACAAATATTAATGAAGAAGGTTACCTTTATGGGATCTGTGGGAGCTCTGGAGGTTATGCAGAAACAATTTTCCGATATGCCGCTAAAACTCTTTTTGGAAGACAGATTGATGGCCCTCTGAACTTTAGAAATATACGGAATTCGGATTTTCAGGAAGTTACACTTGAG GTGGAGgggaaaatagtgttgagatttGCTCTCTGTTATGGTTTTCGGAACCTGCAAAATGTTGTCAGAAAACTTAAAACTGGTAAATGTGACTATCATTTTCTAGAGATCATGGCTTGCCCTTCAG GTTGCTTGAATGGCGGAGGtcaaattaaaccaaaaaaaGGGCAATCTCCCAAAGAATTGAGCCAATTGTTGGAAACTGTTTACATGGAAAAT GTTCGTGTAGCAGAACCATTCGATAACCCCATCGTAAGAGACTTATATGACAAGTGGCTCGAGCAGCCTGGCTCCGATAAAGCCAAGAGACACCTTCACACACAGTACCATCCTGTCGAGAAAAACATTACTTCTCAATTGCATAATTGGTGA
- the LOC107646161 gene encoding protein NAR1 isoform X1: MSEKFSAALRIGDLNDFIAPSQACIVSLKGLKAKANKSDSKGLVGKNKQVQSEPVKISLKDCLACSGCVTSAETVMLEKQSLDEFLSNIKKGKAVIVSVSPQSRASLAAHFGISPLQVFKKLTRFFKLLGVMAIFDTSCSRDLTLIESCIEFMSRYKQNQLFDDKKNKSSLPMIASACPGWICYAEKQLGSFVLPNISKVKSPQQTIGAIIKHYLCQDMGLRPEEIYHVTVMPCYDKKLEAARDDFVIQPESHDEGSGNEDNMVTEVDSVLTTGEVLELIQLKEVDFQSLEESPLDRSLTNINEEGYLYGICGSSGGYAETIFRYAAKTLFGRQIDGPLNFRNIRNSDFQEVTLEVEGKIVLRFALCYGFRNLQNVVRKLKTGKCDYHFLEIMACPSVGCLNGGGQIKPKKGQSPKELSQLLETVYMENVRVAEPFDNPIVRDLYDKWLEQPGSDKAKRHLHTQYHPVEKNITSQLHNW; this comes from the exons ATGTCGGAAAAATTCTCCGCAGCGCTTCGGATTGGGGACCTCAACGATTTCATAGCGCCGTCTCAGGCATGCATAGTATCGCTCAAGGGTTTGAAAGCAAAGGCCAACAAATCCGATTCCAAG GGTTTAGTTGGCAAAAACAAGCAAGTTCAGTCAGAGCCTGTTAAGATTTCTCTAAAGGATTGTTTGGCATGCAG TGGCTGTGTGACGTCTGCGGAGACAGTTATGCTGGAGAAACAAAGTTTGGATGAGTTTTTATCTAATATTAAAAAGGGAAAAGCAGTGATTGTGTCTGTTTCTCCCCAGTCAAGGGCCTCCCTTGCAGCTCATTTCGGCATTTCTCCCCTTCAG GTTTTCAAGAAGCTGACAAGATTTTTCAAATTATTGGGAGTTATGGCAATTTTTGATACAAGTTGCAGTAGAGATTTAACCCTTATTGAATCTTGTATAGAATTCATGTCAAGGTACAAACAGAATCAACTGTTTGATGATAAGAAGAATAAGTCGAGCCTACCTATGATTGCTTCTGCATGTCCAG GTTGGATTTGCTATGCAGAGAAGCAACTTGGGTCGTTTGTTTTACCAAATATTTCAAAAGTAAAGAGTCCACAACAAACAATTGGAGCCATCATAAAACACTATTTATGTCAAGATATGGGGCTTAG GCCTGAAGAAATTTACCACGTCACTGTTATGCCTTGTTATGATAAAAAGCTTGAGGCTGCTAGGGATGACTTTGTTATCCAACCGGAGTCCCATGATGAAGGGAGTGGGAATGAAGATAACATGGTGACAGAGGTCGATTCTGTACTGACAACAGGAGAAGTTTTGGAATTGATTCAG TTAAAAGAAGTTGATTTTCAAAGCCTAGAAGAATCTCCTTTGGATAGATC GTTGACAAATATTAATGAAGAAGGTTACCTTTATGGGATCTGTGGGAGCTCTGGAGGTTATGCAGAAACAATTTTCCGATATGCCGCTAAAACTCTTTTTGGAAGACAGATTGATGGCCCTCTGAACTTTAGAAATATACGGAATTCGGATTTTCAGGAAGTTACACTTGAG GTGGAGgggaaaatagtgttgagatttGCTCTCTGTTATGGTTTTCGGAACCTGCAAAATGTTGTCAGAAAACTTAAAACTGGTAAATGTGACTATCATTTTCTAGAGATCATGGCTTGCCCTTCAG TAGGTTGCTTGAATGGCGGAGGtcaaattaaaccaaaaaaaGGGCAATCTCCCAAAGAATTGAGCCAATTGTTGGAAACTGTTTACATGGAAAAT GTTCGTGTAGCAGAACCATTCGATAACCCCATCGTAAGAGACTTATATGACAAGTGGCTCGAGCAGCCTGGCTCCGATAAAGCCAAGAGACACCTTCACACACAGTACCATCCTGTCGAGAAAAACATTACTTCTCAATTGCATAATTGGTGA